One window from the genome of Anopheles merus strain MAF chromosome 3R, AmerM5.1, whole genome shotgun sequence encodes:
- the LOC121598078 gene encoding general transcription factor IIH subunit 3: MDENKDASLLVIVLDTNPSQRIIREKPHNLTQCLDSIVAFANAHLMQKAQNKLAVLACHHHATQFLYPTPGKPLDIRQVDGQYEVFTLVEKTIKQKLAHMINTAPPLTTPTESLLAGSMSMALCYIARINRNKAPGSKINSRVLVVTGSNECASQYMTYMNVFFTAQKQGVVVDVCALDKALSLLQQGCDITGGQYLRLEQLEGFLQYLLWVFLPDPQMRCKLVLPPPVKVDYRAACFCHRELIDIGYVCSVCLSIFCKFSPICTTCHTVFKAPAPIAAKPKKKKLKA, translated from the exons ATGGACG AAAACAAAGACGCCAGCTTGCTGGTAATCGTGCTCGATACCAATCCCTCCCAGCGCATAATCCGCGAGAAGCCGCACAACCTCACGCAATGTCTCGACTCGATCGTGGCGTTCGCGAACGCACACCTGATGCAGAAGGCACAGAACAAGCTGGCAGTGTTGGCCTGCCATCATCATGCGAC CCAGTTCCTGTACCCAACACCCGGCAAACCGCTCGACATCCGGCAGGTCGACGGGCAGTACGAAGTGTTTACACTGGTGGAGAAAACGATCAAGCAGAAGCTAGCGCACATGATCAACACTGCGCCACCTTTAACGACACCTACCGAGTCCCTGCTGGCCGGCAGCATGTCGATGGCACTCTGTTACATTGCACGG ATAAATCGCAACAAAGCACCCGGTTCGAAGATTAACTCGCGTGTGCTGGTCGTCACCGGGAGTAATGAGTGTGCGTCACAGTACATGACCTACATGAACGTGTTTTTCACCGCACAAAAGCAGGGCGTTGTTGTAGATGTGTGTGCCCTCGATAAGGCGCTCAGTTTGCTGCAGCAAGGGTGCGATATTACCGGCGGGCAGTACCTTCGGCTGGAGCAGCTGGAGGGTTTTCTACAGTATCTTTTG TGGGTATTCCTGCCCGATCCGCAGATGCGCTGCAAGCTCGTCCTTCCGCCACCGGTGAAGGTGGACTACCGTGCTGCATGTTTCTGCCACCGCGAGCTGATCGACATCGGTTACGTTTGCTCCGTTTGTTTGTCCATCTTCTGCAAATTCAGTCCCATCTGTACCACCTGCCA TACCGTCTTCAAAGCACCGGCACCGATCGCAGCCAAaccgaagaaaaagaagcttaAAGCGTGA
- the LOC121598076 gene encoding 5-methylcytosine rRNA methyltransferase NSUN4, whose product MLRPTHRLPLILQRFRHAKTHWSELRKKQFPKDRALENFDDFYGSVFGARWKSVRIALQCEHKYIALVNQFGDTEDTIRLLQSDGAISLRDIYMARKSALANGEEQQQQLTTGGTVFKMGDRVAAFQANQERSETDSLYRANPSAAPSSLSTSNSGSDSAAEAKVVDYKQSLDKSLKDDSEIDYQRMVDPAVGTAAALHEFVPASKLKGMEDYVFESEHYKYYSNSTDFPLKIEMDESFTIPEQLHLYTYERANVSTFRSPRKCSTGVLSHFLFDGASCLPPLALNVQPGDRVLDACAAPGGKSLLLLQTLHPGTMVMNDMQESRCNRIRQLMRQYLYDFDEKWKQKRCFITQSDARNLQEYSMYDRVLVDVPCTNDRHSVMENDNNIFKPSRVKERLRLPELQASILGNCLKLLRPGGTLVYSTCSLSPVQNDGVVHMALSNVFSEIGMTVTIKDLSLMMQPLTDIFKFANPTTLKYGQLVLPFLPANFGPMYICKMVRNE is encoded by the exons ATGCTGCGACCGACTCACCGGCTACCCTTAATTTTACAACGCTTTCGGCATGCAAAAACGCATTGG TCCGAGCTGCGGAAGAAACAGTTCCCCAAGGACCGGGCGCTGGAAAACTTTGACGATTTCTACGGCTCCGTGTTTGGGGCACGATGGAAAAGCGTCCGGATAGCGCTGCAGTGCGAACACAAGTACATCGCACTGGTGAACCAGTTCGGCGACACGGAGGACACTATCCGGCTGCTCCAATCGGACGGGGCGATAAGCTTACGAGACATTTACATGGCTCGCAAGAGCGCACTGGCGAACGGCGaagagcaacagcaacagttgACCACCGGTGGTACAGTGTTCAAGATGGGCGACCGCGTCGCCGCCTTCCAGGCGAATCAGGAGCGTTCGGAAACGGACAGTTTGTACCGGGCTAATCCGAGTGCGGCCCCCAGCAGCTTGAGCACATCGAACAGTGGGAGCGATTCTGCCGCGGAAGCAAAGGTAGTCGATTATAAGCAATCGCTCGACAAAAGCTTGAAGGATGATTCGGAGATCGACTACCAGCGCATGGTCGATCCGGCTGTTGGTACGGCAGCGGCACTGCACGAGTTTGTGCCCGCCTCGAAGCTTAAAGGCATGGAGGACTACGTGTTCGAGTCGGAACACTACAAATACTACAGCAACAGTACCGATTTTCCGCTCAAAATCGAAATGGACGAATCGTTCACCATCCCGGAACAGCTGCACCTGTACACGTACGAACGGGCGAACGTGTCCACTTTCCGCAGTCCCCGCAAGTGTAGCACGGGGGTGTTGTCGCACTTCCTGTTCGATGGAGCTTCCTGTTTGCCCCCGCTAGCGCTCAACGTGCAGCCGGGCGATCGGGTGCTGGATGCCTGTGCGGCACCGGGTGGCAAATCGTTGCTCCTGCTGCAAACCCTGCACCCCGGCACGATGGTAATGAACGATATGCAGGAGAGCCGCTGCAACCGAATCCGCCAGCTGATGCGCCAGTATTTGTACGATTTCGACGAGAAGTGGAAGCAGAAGCGCTGCTTCATCACGCAATCCGATGCGCGCAACCTGCAGGAGTACTCGATGTACGACCGGGTGCTGGTGGACGTACCGTGCACGAACGATCGCCACTCGGTGATGGAGAACGATAACAACATTTTCAAACCGTCGCGCGTGAAGGAGCGGCTACGGTTGCCCGAACTGCAGGCGAGCATTTTGGGCAATTGCTTGAAGCTGTTGCGGCCCGGCGGAACGCTCGTGTACTCCACGTGCAGCCTAAGCCCGGTACAGAACGATGGTGTGGTGCATATGGCGCTGAGCAACGTGTTCAGTGAGATCGGAATGACCGTTACGATCAA AGACCTCAGCCTAATGATGCAACCGCTGACGGATATCTTTAAATTTGCAAACCCGACCACACTCAAGTACGGGCAGCTCGTGCTACCCTTCCTGCCCGCCAACTTCGGACCAATGTACATCTGCAAAATGGTTCGGAatgagtag
- the LOC121598077 gene encoding low density lipoprotein receptor adapter protein 1-like: MAFFKSIWKNSSKHKKLCEELALANSIRDFSENHDELEDGSNEAISYSVKYLGNTPVPTPRSENATAEAVKSIITAAKGNKKLQRVSLSISPKGIEMIDTGTGETLLQVSIYQISYCSADANHDHVFAFVGCTLGSEAEVKEMCFRRTAEEINLEGPLVCHAFLCQKRKMAQTVTLTVARSFERAFQIWQSKQFHAERKRKELEERMERELRGSQELVRKGASNESNGSGGQQRDESECRSLLIDFNSELTEICSDAHHHRELLQNTWVSFEDDQKPQEFLAVPTLSSNSGWSGMAICSN; this comes from the exons AGTTGTGCGAGGAGCTTGCGTTAGCGAACAGTATTCGAGATTTTTCCGAAAATCACGACGAACTGGAGGACGGTTCGAACGAAGCCATCAGCTACAGCGTGAAGTACCTCGGCAACACACCCGTCCCTACTCCGCGGTCCGAGAATGCAACAGCGGAAGCGGTCAAGAGCATCATAACCGCAGCCAAGG GTAACAAGAAGCTGCAACGCGTCTCACTGTCGATCTCACCGAAGGGTATCGAGATGATCGACACCGGTACCGGCGAAACGCTGCTCCAGGTGTCGATCTACCAGATCTCGTACTGCTCGGCCGACGCCAACCACGATCACGTGTTTGCGTTCGTCGGCTGCACGCTCGGCTCGGAGGCAGAGGTGAAGGAGATGTGCTTCCGGCGCACGGCGGAGGAGATCAACCTCGAGGGACCGCTCGTGTGCCATGCCTTCCTGTGCCAGAAGCGCAAGATGGCGCAAACCGTCACGCTGACGGTGGCGCGCAGCTTCGAGCGTGCGTTCCAGATCTGGCAGAGCAAGCAGTTCCACGCGGAACGCAAGCGCAAGGAGCTGGAGGAGCGCATGGAGCGGGAACTGCGCGGTAGCCAGGAACTGGTGCGTAAAGGTGCATCGAACGAATCGAACGGCAGTGGCGGGCAGCAGCGGGATGAGAGCGAATGTCGCAGCTTGCTGATCGATTTTAACTCCGAGCTGACGGAGATCTGCTCCGACGCTCACCATCATCGGGAGCTTCTGCAGAACACTTGG GTATCATTTGAAGATGATCAAAAGCCACAAGAGTTTCTCGCGGTGCCAACACTATCTTCCAACTCCGGCTGGAGCGGGATGGCCATCTGCTCAAACTGA